One genomic window of Oceanobacillus timonensis includes the following:
- a CDS encoding single-stranded DNA-binding protein: protein MNNVNLIGRLTKDVDLRYTSNGVAVANFSIAVNRPFSNQQGNNDADFFNCVVWRRIAENTANYCKKGSQVGISGRLQSRSFDGQDGKKVYITEVVAENVQFLDTRNGNDNNKQKEQNKSDLQNNQSNSSNENGEPVDIDNDDLPF from the coding sequence ATGAATAATGTAAATTTGATTGGTAGACTTACAAAAGATGTTGACTTACGTTATACGTCCAATGGGGTTGCAGTTGCCAACTTCTCGATTGCGGTAAATAGACCCTTTTCTAATCAACAGGGGAATAATGATGCAGACTTTTTCAACTGTGTAGTTTGGCGTAGAATAGCTGAAAATACAGCGAATTATTGTAAAAAAGGTTCACAAGTCGGCATTTCTGGCAGACTTCAATCAAGAAGTTTTGACGGACAAGATGGAAAAAAAGTATATATAACAGAGGTGGTTGCTGAAAACGTTCAATTTCTTGATACTAGAAACGGAAACGATAACAACAAACAAAAAGAGCAAAACAAATCAGATCTCCAGAACAATCAATCAAATTCATCTAATGAGAATGGAGAACCAGTTGATATAGATAATGATGATTTACCATTTTAA
- a CDS encoding ArdC-like ssDNA-binding domain-containing protein, which translates to MARKKYKTPEQRKKEVNELATMNNEKVNNYFDSPENLKEYFDFMANMNFYDYSTRNSILIQNQFIGAKAVGSFKFWKDKGFPVEKGEKGIKILAPYIYKTFDREKNGNKVTTPVKYATSDEKEKINRGDIAVKENLSYTVGHVFDISQTKATQKDLPQIFPNKWLDGSVENYEAMRQSLENLSKDMGVEILDKPLREELGASKGAYVEYSQVNANGEMEKKKGIELNPRNGELQNVKTLVHELAHAKLHNSETENSKKLNHSEMEFQAEMTAYTVCSYFNIDTSDYSLRYLDQYTNNHEDINDRIALLDEVKQTSYEFTSHIEKDLLLEKSFDYSVENSMENELSDLKDKYNDVQIIVDDKITSISSLSEEQFDHYFSDEHGRNILEQYEGMEKDEVIKNFNNLGLEKGVDTNVKMVDGHLKEPHAFVVWSEAKTDNRLMPVQEMDKMLAKENLSSFVHSNYDKTRVNLVVPNDGKVSVHQLDRIDLGDGHHTSLSNHLKETNPNLLKHLPKDNNHLNEVYNENTISETIKGIYNKNLQLENSPNTDELEMEVAKGKLTQLESFAKENIGMNQSKIDELKGQVYTDFTYRNDYKNTFNEMVNLQGSYKKYQEYLKEENKGSLSEEKIVNRMKAENSYLKQREDAIESGNIDEGTIEKMEKFVTKDSKTITDEKKKEKVLPFQKKGIKSNEYGLNM; encoded by the coding sequence ATGGCAAGAAAAAAATATAAAACTCCTGAACAAAGAAAAAAAGAAGTGAATGAATTAGCCACTATGAATAATGAGAAAGTAAATAATTATTTTGATTCACCTGAAAATCTTAAAGAATACTTTGACTTTATGGCAAACATGAACTTTTATGATTATTCTACTCGAAATTCGATACTCATTCAGAATCAATTCATCGGTGCAAAAGCTGTAGGTAGTTTTAAATTTTGGAAAGATAAAGGTTTCCCTGTAGAAAAAGGTGAAAAAGGAATCAAAATATTAGCACCGTATATTTATAAAACTTTTGATAGGGAAAAAAACGGTAATAAAGTTACTACGCCAGTAAAATATGCAACTTCAGATGAAAAAGAAAAAATCAATCGTGGAGATATCGCTGTTAAAGAAAATCTTTCATATACAGTAGGTCATGTTTTTGACATATCTCAAACAAAAGCAACACAAAAAGATTTACCACAAATTTTCCCTAACAAGTGGTTAGATGGTTCAGTTGAAAATTACGAAGCTATGAGACAATCGCTTGAAAATCTATCTAAAGATATGGGAGTAGAAATTTTAGATAAACCTTTAAGAGAAGAATTGGGTGCATCTAAAGGAGCTTATGTTGAATATTCACAAGTTAATGCGAATGGAGAAATGGAAAAAAAGAAAGGCATAGAGTTAAATCCTAGAAATGGAGAATTACAAAATGTAAAAACTCTTGTACATGAATTAGCTCATGCTAAACTGCATAATTCGGAAACTGAAAACAGCAAGAAATTAAATCATTCAGAGATGGAATTTCAAGCAGAAATGACAGCGTATACGGTTTGTTCATACTTTAATATTGATACCAGTGATTATAGTTTACGGTATCTTGACCAATACACGAATAATCACGAAGATATCAATGACCGGATAGCTTTGTTAGATGAAGTCAAGCAAACATCCTATGAATTCACTTCTCATATTGAAAAGGATTTATTACTAGAAAAATCTTTTGATTATTCAGTTGAAAATAGTATGGAAAATGAATTGTCCGATCTAAAAGATAAATATAATGATGTTCAAATTATAGTGGATGATAAAATAACAAGTATTAGCTCCTTATCTGAAGAACAATTTGACCATTACTTTTCAGACGAACATGGACGTAACATTTTAGAACAGTATGAAGGCATGGAGAAAGATGAAGTCATTAAAAACTTTAATAACTTAGGTCTGGAAAAAGGCGTAGATACAAACGTGAAAATGGTTGATGGACACTTAAAAGAACCTCATGCTTTTGTTGTTTGGAGCGAAGCAAAAACAGATAATCGATTAATGCCAGTTCAAGAAATGGATAAAATGTTAGCAAAAGAAAATCTATCTAGTTTTGTACATTCTAATTATGATAAAACAAGAGTAAATTTAGTCGTTCCTAATGATGGAAAGGTATCAGTGCATCAATTGGACAGAATTGATTTAGGGGATGGACACCATACCAGTTTATCTAATCATCTGAAAGAAACGAATCCCAATTTATTAAAACATTTACCCAAAGACAACAATCATCTGAATGAAGTTTATAATGAGAATACTATTTCTGAAACGATTAAAGGTATATATAACAAAAACCTTCAACTAGAAAACAGTCCGAATACAGATGAATTAGAAATGGAAGTAGCAAAAGGAAAGCTGACACAATTGGAATCTTTTGCTAAAGAAAATATAGGAATGAATCAGTCTAAAATCGATGAATTAAAAGGTCAAGTTTACACTGATTTCACCTATCGAAATGATTATAAAAACACTTTCAATGAAATGGTTAACCTTCAAGGTTCTTACAAAAAATATCAGGAATACCTCAAAGAAGAAAATAAAGGCTCATTATCAGAAGAAAAGATTGTCAATCGGATGAAGGCAGAGAACTCGTATTTAAAACAGAGGGAAGATGCAATTGAATCCGGAAATATAGATGAAGGTACGATTGAGAAGATGGAAAAGTTTGTGACGAAAGATTCCAAAACTATTACTGATGAAAAAAAGAAGGAAAAGGTTCTTCCCTTTCAAAAAAAGGGGATTAAAAGCAATGAATATGGATTGAACATGTAA
- a CDS encoding DUF5592 family protein, with the protein MANYRIPKNVSSELKLNKALYLTDLGVLITVLVLTIILNNVVHESYTWFFYGFMVCVAGALIIRPASNPKKRMYVAIYLSLRKRKDTYCAIDYEIDESEELNDGNI; encoded by the coding sequence TTGGCTAATTACCGAATACCAAAAAATGTATCGAGTGAATTAAAACTAAATAAAGCCTTATATCTAACAGATTTAGGTGTATTAATCACTGTATTAGTTTTAACCATTATACTCAATAACGTTGTACATGAAAGCTATACATGGTTTTTCTATGGCTTTATGGTTTGTGTGGCAGGGGCTCTTATTATAAGACCTGCCTCCAACCCTAAAAAACGAATGTATGTAGCTATTTATTTGTCTTTACGAAAGAGAAAAGACACGTATTGTGCAATTGATTATGAAATAGATGAAAGCGAGGAATTAAACGATGGCAATATTTGA
- a CDS encoding lysozyme family protein, whose amino-acid sequence MKKLAKGLIFGATLKWKLIIGGSLALIALLVILAIGIFQSIIGGSGDDSSQDGEFVDIESGSQQISETVEQYRDDVEYYAKEYEVEEYVDVLLAMMEQESSGKGSDPFQASESKCGYIGCITDPKESIEQGVKYFSEVLEQAEGDVELTLQSYNFGGGFIDFVLDKGESYSKELAIEFSSMKYAELRHTGIYSCIHPEYSDVGACYGDVEYVDNVLRYYQPVSSDQLEGVETANASAEDGDFASPVETPLVTSEFGNRTHPVTGEVGKFHSGIDFGCNNGVTNILSSANGEVVFSDWSTGYGNTVIVQHDDNLYTHYAHMSSNSVSVGDSVSQGEEVGVCGSTGQSTGPHLHFEVKEEAWGGHNNPRDYIDVPEIQS is encoded by the coding sequence ATGAAAAAACTTGCGAAGGGTCTTATCTTTGGAGCTACATTAAAATGGAAACTAATAATTGGTGGTTCGCTCGCATTGATAGCTCTTTTAGTTATTCTTGCCATCGGAATCTTCCAATCTATTATTGGAGGTTCTGGTGATGATTCATCGCAAGACGGAGAATTTGTTGATATAGAATCCGGATCGCAACAAATAAGTGAAACCGTTGAACAGTATAGAGATGACGTAGAATATTATGCTAAAGAATATGAAGTAGAAGAATATGTTGATGTTTTATTAGCAATGATGGAACAAGAATCTAGTGGAAAGGGCAGTGACCCTTTCCAAGCTAGTGAAAGTAAATGTGGTTATATTGGATGCATTACTGACCCAAAAGAATCAATCGAACAAGGAGTAAAATATTTCTCTGAAGTATTAGAACAAGCCGAAGGAGATGTGGAATTAACGTTACAATCATATAACTTTGGTGGAGGTTTTATTGATTTTGTTCTGGATAAAGGAGAATCATATTCTAAAGAGTTAGCGATTGAATTTTCATCAATGAAATACGCTGAATTGAGACATACTGGTATTTATTCATGTATACATCCAGAGTATTCAGATGTAGGAGCATGTTACGGAGATGTAGAATATGTAGATAATGTTTTAAGATATTATCAGCCTGTTTCATCTGACCAATTAGAAGGAGTAGAAACAGCAAATGCAAGTGCAGAAGATGGAGATTTTGCAAGTCCGGTAGAAACGCCACTAGTTACATCTGAATTTGGTAATCGAACACATCCGGTTACAGGTGAGGTTGGAAAATTTCATAGCGGAATTGATTTTGGATGCAACAATGGTGTCACGAATATTTTGTCATCAGCTAACGGAGAGGTTGTTTTTTCTGATTGGTCTACTGGATATGGTAATACAGTGATTGTTCAACATGATGATAATTTATATACGCATTATGCACATATGAGTTCAAACAGTGTAAGTGTAGGAGATAGTGTTTCCCAAGGTGAAGAAGTAGGAGTATGCGGAAGCACAGGTCAATCAACAGGACCACATCTGCATTTTGAAGTTAAAGAAGAAGCATGGGGCGGACACAATAATCCTAGAGATTATATAGATGTACCGGAAATACAAAGTTAA
- a CDS encoding type IV secretion system protein VirB4, which yields MLSKVQRKTDIENESEKESLGYNPYLLSEVQPQGGIRFDEAYTRKGDGYETCIHVYDYQTIVNEFWLEQIMNMPNVVATLDVSTPNRKEIADKLNKSMAEQKNRGETAKDTSDLIEASESYEELQEVYNSIRQGEVMKRIIIRLFVSAKTIDELELSVKEVIDNLESLNFRGSVFLNEQEYEWQSMFTNYNVQQKYANKRKGIEIPSLSLAAGFPFHFTSLNDPYGTHLGTTETNGNVIFDLFHQDRIRKFYNALMIGKMRSGKSTTLKKIALDSAVKGHKVRVLDITGEFEDLTLANDGKVIALDGSNGLINPLQVYKTVTLDDGSTDEKGSFTQHLSKMSVFYRFLRPDVGNQEILLFENILRDLYVKKGLWNDDYVQNITEQPNENYPTMSELLNLVRVELYEDFEIKKIHENLTENRSKLLENIELILENLVKNYGHLFDGQSSLEHFDEIDFVSFPLRNLAELKPEVFQAQLFNVMNMLWQGMLVNGQPQYKAFNKHLLDFEDAVRYLIIIDEAHHIINTEKGAESRLKYIKNFMREARKYFGAIFFASHLITDFVPENADQASAEEIKKIFNLTQYKFISQQDSESLKKLKEVFAGQLNESELAQIPFLQTGEAILSISGLKNLKMTVDVSQAELDLFGGGA from the coding sequence ATTTTATCTAAAGTGCAAAGGAAAACAGATATTGAAAATGAGAGCGAAAAAGAAAGTCTGGGATATAACCCCTACTTACTATCTGAAGTACAGCCACAAGGTGGTATACGCTTTGATGAAGCGTATACCAGAAAAGGGGATGGTTATGAAACCTGCATTCATGTTTATGATTATCAAACGATTGTTAATGAATTTTGGTTAGAGCAGATTATGAACATGCCAAATGTAGTGGCAACTTTAGATGTTTCTACACCAAACCGGAAAGAAATTGCAGATAAGTTAAACAAGTCTATGGCTGAACAAAAAAATAGGGGAGAAACAGCTAAAGATACTTCTGATCTAATAGAAGCATCAGAAAGCTACGAAGAATTACAAGAAGTCTATAACTCTATTCGCCAAGGCGAGGTTATGAAACGTATTATTATTCGTCTTTTTGTCAGTGCAAAGACAATTGATGAATTGGAATTATCCGTTAAGGAAGTTATTGATAATCTGGAATCATTGAATTTTAGAGGTTCTGTATTTCTGAATGAACAAGAATATGAATGGCAGAGCATGTTTACGAATTATAATGTCCAACAAAAATATGCCAATAAAAGAAAGGGCATAGAGATTCCTTCCCTATCCTTAGCGGCAGGATTCCCATTTCATTTTACGTCATTAAATGACCCTTATGGAACGCATTTAGGTACAACAGAAACGAACGGAAATGTAATCTTTGACCTTTTTCATCAGGACAGAATCCGTAAATTTTACAATGCTTTAATGATTGGAAAGATGCGTTCCGGTAAATCAACTACACTTAAAAAAATTGCTTTGGATAGTGCGGTAAAAGGTCATAAAGTTAGAGTTTTAGATATAACAGGAGAGTTTGAAGACCTCACTCTAGCAAACGATGGGAAGGTAATTGCATTAGATGGCTCTAATGGATTAATTAATCCGTTACAAGTTTATAAGACCGTTACACTTGACGATGGCTCGACAGACGAAAAAGGGTCATTTACACAACATTTAAGTAAAATGAGTGTATTCTATCGATTTTTAAGACCTGATGTTGGGAATCAAGAAATTCTCTTATTTGAAAATATATTGAGAGATTTATACGTCAAAAAAGGATTGTGGAATGATGATTACGTTCAAAATATAACAGAGCAACCAAACGAAAACTACCCTACCATGAGCGAATTACTGAATTTGGTGAGAGTAGAACTTTATGAAGACTTCGAGATTAAAAAGATACATGAAAACTTAACGGAGAATCGAAGTAAATTACTAGAAAATATTGAATTAATTCTAGAAAACCTTGTTAAAAACTATGGTCATTTATTCGATGGACAATCTAGTTTAGAACATTTTGATGAAATCGATTTTGTATCATTCCCTTTAAGAAATCTTGCAGAATTGAAGCCAGAAGTGTTTCAGGCTCAACTATTTAATGTAATGAATATGCTTTGGCAAGGAATGCTTGTAAATGGACAGCCCCAATATAAAGCATTTAATAAGCACTTATTAGATTTTGAAGATGCAGTCAGATATTTAATAATAATTGATGAAGCACACCACATTATTAATACAGAAAAAGGCGCTGAATCACGTTTGAAATATATCAAAAATTTTATGAGAGAAGCCAGAAAATATTTTGGTGCGATATTCTTTGCAAGTCATTTAATAACAGACTTTGTACCAGAAAATGCAGACCAAGCAAGTGCAGAAGAAATCAAAAAAATATTCAATTTAACGCAATATAAATTTATTTCACAACAAGATAGTGAATCTCTAAAAAAATTAAAAGAAGTATTTGCAGGACAGCTAAATGAATCAGAATTAGCACAAATACCATTTTTACAAACAGGAGAAGCCATTTTATCTATTTCAGGACTAAAGAACTTAAAAATGACAGTTGATGTTTCGCAGGCAGAATTAGACTTATTTGGTGGTGGTGCTTAA
- the mobP2 gene encoding MobP2 family relaxase, translated as MINTDKKASVIIKSKFIVSNNSDKKSFNEYINYIDREEAKNKIEFADYNNYMDDEMKTSSLFTEDDDSVSEQKKEEIKKAFKKAQDKGSVLWQDVVSFDNDWLEENGVYNKKTKYVDDKKLKDITRKSMKEMLDKNHIDNNAIWSGAIHHNTDNIHIHIATVELSPNNYRGKRKLKSLEKVKSNFINKIMDRSKEHENINSIIRKDIVHSKKENQTFNMFNRTFKKDFLSIYKALPENKRYWNYGYNNINHVKPKINELTKKYIDKYHKDDFEKLDKLLDKEVDNLKKVYGKGNNKRYDDYKKNKMDDLYKRMGNAFLQEMKEYDKKINKIEEKDIPKPMKNAKKNVAFKQVRYGLDRFIYSDIKSMKNQRAFEELQRKTEQEGRYQ; from the coding sequence ATGATAAATACAGATAAGAAAGCATCCGTAATTATAAAATCAAAATTTATTGTTAGTAATAATTCAGATAAAAAAAGTTTCAATGAATATATTAATTATATAGATAGGGAAGAAGCAAAAAATAAAATCGAATTTGCAGACTATAATAATTATATGGATGATGAAATGAAAACAAGTTCTTTATTTACAGAAGATGATGATAGCGTTTCTGAACAAAAGAAAGAAGAAATAAAAAAAGCATTTAAAAAAGCGCAAGATAAAGGAAGTGTTTTATGGCAGGATGTTGTTTCTTTTGATAATGATTGGTTAGAAGAAAACGGTGTTTATAATAAAAAGACAAAATATGTTGATGATAAAAAGCTGAAAGATATTACTAGGAAATCTATGAAAGAAATGCTTGATAAAAATCATATTGATAATAATGCTATTTGGTCAGGGGCGATTCATCACAACACAGACAATATTCATATTCATATTGCTACCGTTGAACTGTCCCCGAACAATTACAGAGGGAAAAGAAAATTAAAATCATTAGAAAAAGTAAAATCAAATTTTATTAATAAAATTATGGATAGGTCAAAAGAACATGAGAATATAAATAGCATTATAAGAAAGGATATTGTTCATAGTAAAAAAGAAAATCAAACCTTTAATATGTTCAATCGTACTTTCAAAAAAGATTTCTTATCAATTTATAAAGCACTCCCTGAAAATAAAAGATATTGGAATTATGGATATAATAATATAAATCATGTCAAACCTAAAATTAATGAACTTACAAAAAAATATATCGATAAGTATCATAAAGATGATTTTGAAAAGTTAGATAAACTTTTAGATAAAGAAGTAGATAATTTAAAAAAAGTTTATGGTAAAGGTAATAATAAACGTTACGATGATTACAAAAAAAATAAAATGGATGATTTATATAAAAGAATGGGTAATGCCTTCTTGCAAGAAATGAAAGAGTACGATAAAAAAATAAACAAAATTGAAGAAAAAGATATTCCAAAACCTATGAAGAACGCAAAAAAAAATGTAGCTTTCAAGCAAGTAAGATATGGTTTAGATCGTTTTATATATAGCGATATAAAATCAATGAAAAACCAACGAGCATTTGAAGAATTGCAAAGAAAAACAGAACAGGAAGGGAGATATCAATGA
- a CDS encoding DUF5348 domain-containing protein, protein MKNVFEVKADLQSLRYHLGKLDDLDHNFKYNYDDPDEKFLARKVNRCLAMAMELEGEITSLTRGILTSGNLVRNMSGRYEVDGIELTSGRVIEYWDRKYNEWLEDRIEHFNNDYGLIYKKTNDIDGLRVRIRN, encoded by the coding sequence ATGAAAAATGTCTTTGAAGTCAAGGCTGATTTGCAGAGTTTACGTTATCATTTAGGGAAATTAGATGATTTAGATCATAATTTTAAATACAATTATGATGACCCTGACGAAAAATTTCTTGCGAGGAAAGTGAATCGTTGCCTAGCAATGGCAATGGAGCTAGAAGGAGAAATCACATCACTAACCAGAGGAATTCTGACGTCTGGAAATTTAGTCAGAAATATGAGTGGACGCTATGAAGTTGACGGAATTGAATTAACATCCGGTAGAGTAATTGAATATTGGGATAGAAAATATAATGAATGGTTAGAAGACAGAATAGAACATTTTAACAATGATTATGGGTTAATTTATAAAAAAACTAATGATATTGATGGTTTGCGTGTAAGGATTAGAAATTAG
- a CDS encoding DUF3991 and TOPRIM domain-containing protein: MRVSSEEIEQAKEVPLIDFIEANGIDVEKEGKNYRLVEHDSLVITGNKFYWNSRSEGGYGSISFAMTYYDLKFPEAVKRVNDHEYKEFTNVAEEEKQPFFYPEQYEVSDTSAIKNYLCNERKIDERVVDWCIRKDLLVQDRLNNAVFKWKDKEGNVVGGDRQGTEKVDNKRGTMKKMIPSSSEEHGFNIKIGNPDKIAYFESPIDMLSYWSIKKEKLQDVQLVSMGGLKQKPVTKTFVDLKNDGHEIKKFVSCVDNDEAGDEFEQKMQKTIGILKGVSLEEDRPIEEKDWNDTLKKVHSQKKTNHIAQAQIHEM; this comes from the coding sequence ATGAGGGTATCGTCAGAGGAAATCGAACAAGCTAAAGAAGTACCACTAATAGATTTTATTGAAGCTAACGGTATAGATGTAGAAAAAGAAGGGAAAAACTACCGATTAGTTGAACATGACAGCTTAGTAATCACCGGAAATAAATTCTATTGGAATAGTCGTTCTGAAGGCGGATACGGATCGATAAGTTTTGCTATGACATATTATGACTTAAAGTTTCCTGAAGCCGTAAAACGTGTGAATGACCATGAATACAAGGAATTTACAAATGTGGCTGAAGAAGAGAAACAGCCGTTTTTCTATCCAGAACAATATGAAGTAAGTGATACTTCTGCAATTAAAAATTATCTTTGCAACGAAAGAAAGATTGATGAAAGAGTAGTTGATTGGTGTATCCGAAAAGACTTATTAGTTCAGGATAGGTTAAACAATGCTGTTTTTAAGTGGAAAGATAAAGAAGGAAACGTTGTCGGCGGAGATAGACAAGGAACAGAGAAAGTAGACAATAAAAGGGGTACAATGAAAAAAATGATTCCATCGTCATCAGAAGAACATGGTTTTAACATTAAAATTGGAAATCCTGATAAAATTGCCTATTTTGAATCACCAATTGATATGTTATCTTACTGGTCAATAAAGAAGGAAAAATTACAAGACGTACAATTAGTTAGTATGGGAGGGTTGAAACAAAAGCCAGTTACAAAGACTTTTGTTGATTTGAAGAACGATGGGCATGAAATTAAAAAGTTTGTATCTTGCGTTGACAATGACGAAGCCGGAGATGAATTTGAACAAAAAATGCAAAAAACGATTGGAATATTAAAAGGTGTGAGCCTAGAAGAAGATAGACCGATTGAAGAAAAAGATTGGAATGATACATTGAAAAAAGTCCACTCCCAGAAAAAGACAAACCATATAGCGCAAGCACAAATTCATGAGATGTAA